From the genome of Arthrobacter russicus:
GCCGTTGGCCGACGTCGATGAAGCGATCCTGGACGCCTTGCGGCTGGGCGCGCACCAGCTGCTCGCGATGCGGATCCCGCCGCACGCCGCGGTCAATCAGACCGTCGGCTTGGCGCGAGCCGTGATCGGCGCCGGTCCGGCGTCGTTCATCAACGCGGTGCTCCGGAAGATCGCCGCCAAAGACCTCAGCGAATGGCTGGACGAACTGACCGCCGGGCTGTCCGATCCGGTGAAGATCGCGGCCATCCGGCAGGCCCATCCGGAATGGATCGTGCGGGCGCTGCGGCAGTCCCTGGTAGCGCACGGCCGGCCGGTCGAAGAAATCGATGCGCTGCTCGAAGCGGACAACGCCGCGCCGGTGGTCAATCTGGTGGCGCTGCCGGGCCTGGGCGATTTGGCAGAGGCCTTCGACGCGGATTTCACTCCGGGGCCGTTGGTCGCCGATTCGGCATTGTCCGCAGGCGGCGACCCGGGGCGGCTCGGCAGCATCCGGGAAGGCGTCGTCCGGGTGCAAGACGTCGGATCGCAGTTGGTGGCCCGGGCCTTGGCCGCAGCGCCGCTGACCGGGACGGGCGGCGCCCCGGAACGCTGGTTGGACCTGTGCGCCGGGCCCGGCGGCAAAGCGGCCTTGCTGGCGGCTTTGGCCAAACAACGCGGCGCGACGCTATTGGCCAATGAGCCGGCCGAACACCGCGCGGAACTCGTGCGCAAAGCCCTGGCCGCGGTGCCCGGTGAACTCTGGCAACTGCGGGTGGCAGATGGCCGTACGATTGCCGAGGACTACCCCGAAACCTTCGACCGGATCCTGGTCGACGCCCCGTGCAGCGGGCTTGGCGCCTTGCGTCGGCGCCCGGAATCGCGGTGGCGTCGGACGCCGGCCGAAGTGGCCGAATTGAGCCAATTGCAACGCGAATTGCTCGTTGCCGGCTTGGCCGCACTCAAACCGGGGGGAGTGCTCGGCTATGCGACCTGTTCGCCGCACCCGGCGGAGACCCTTGCCGTGGTCACCGATGTGTTGCGCAAACGCGATGATCTGGAGCTGCTCGATGCCGGCGAAGTGCTCGACGGAGTCGCTTTGAAGCCGCTGCACGCCGGGCAGCCGGCTGCTGGATTGGGCAATTCCGGCTCGGGTGCCTCGGCCCAGCTGTGGCCGCACCTGCACGCGACCGACGCGATGTTCCTGACTTTGATCAGAAAAACCAACAGGGAGAACTGAGCATGAGTTGTGCCATCCATCCGAGCATCCTGTCCGCGGATTTCGTGAACCTGGAATCCGAATTGCTCCGGATCGGCAATGCCGATGCGGTGCACGTCGACGTCATGGACAACCAC
Proteins encoded in this window:
- a CDS encoding RsmB/NOP family class I SAM-dependent RNA methyltransferase; protein product: MDDRANGRKHNGQTHKGQGSGPDRRRRDPDGEGRRNNRGRERNRGGNAPRGFSESTPAQRVREADAARLVAFEVLRAVSKDNAYANLVLPAKIRANRLDKRDAGLATELGYGALRAKGSYDAVIAACVDRPLADVDEAILDALRLGAHQLLAMRIPPHAAVNQTVGLARAVIGAGPASFINAVLRKIAAKDLSEWLDELTAGLSDPVKIAAIRQAHPEWIVRALRQSLVAHGRPVEEIDALLEADNAAPVVNLVALPGLGDLAEAFDADFTPGPLVADSALSAGGDPGRLGSIREGVVRVQDVGSQLVARALAAAPLTGTGGAPERWLDLCAGPGGKAALLAALAKQRGATLLANEPAEHRAELVRKALAAVPGELWQLRVADGRTIAEDYPETFDRILVDAPCSGLGALRRRPESRWRRTPAEVAELSQLQRELLVAGLAALKPGGVLGYATCSPHPAETLAVVTDVLRKRDDLELLDAGEVLDGVALKPLHAGQPAAGLGNSGSGASAQLWPHLHATDAMFLTLIRKTNREN